Part of the Gammaproteobacteria bacterium genome, CTCGTTCTGCCCGTCGTCCTGTTCATCTTCGCCACCGCCTCTCCGGCCTTGGCGCAGACCACGCTGTCGCTGACCGGCGGCCTGAACCGGACGACCATGACCGCCGACCCGCCCGACGGCATCGTATGGCGTTCCGAGTCCCTCACGAGAATGTCCGTCGGTTTGGCGGCGACCTTTCCGGCCTCGGAGCGTATCGGATTGCAGCTTGGCGTCGCGTACGCCCAGAAGGGCGGCAGGTTGAGCGGACTGGACGGCGACATCTTCGCCACCACGGAAATCGCGCTGGACTATTTCGAGTTCTCCCTGCTGGCCGTGCCGACATTCCCCTTGTCGTCATGGGACCACTCCGCCGTCCGGTTCTTCGCCGGTCCCACCTTGGCGAGCCGGATCGACTGCGACTTCGACGCGTCGGCCCGGCTCGGTCCGGAGCGGGTCACCGCCTCCGGCGGCTGCGACGCTGGTGGCCGCGACGAGG contains:
- a CDS encoding outer membrane beta-barrel protein; this encodes MKRPSLVLPVVLFIFATASPALAQTTLSLTGGLNRTTMTADPPDGIVWRSESLTRMSVGLAATFPASERIGLQLGVAYAQKGGRLSGLDGDIFATTEIALDYFEFSLLAVPTFPLSSWDHSAVRFFAGPTLASRIDCDFDASARLGPERVTASGGCDAGGRDEVEATMDLGVVVGGGIAVGVTERASVSFDLLYTLGLIPIGEGDSYLSGPRQRVLTLRTGVALPIG